A window of the Cynocephalus volans isolate mCynVol1 chromosome 10, mCynVol1.pri, whole genome shotgun sequence genome harbors these coding sequences:
- the TERF2IP gene encoding telomeric repeat-binding factor 2-interacting protein 1 isoform X1, producing MAEAMDLGKDPNGPTHSSTLFVREDGSSMSFYVRPSPAKRRLSTLILHGGGTVCRVQEPGAVLLAQPGEALAETSGDFISTQYILDCVERNERLELEAYRLGPASAADQDPETKPGASAEGAAELELQPLSGRIAFTNADDVAILTYVKENARSPSSVTGNALWKAMEKSSLTQHSWQSLRDRYLKHLRGQEHKYLLGDAPVSPSSQKLKRKAEQDPEAADSGGEACRCAEPQNKRTPDLPEEEYVKEEIKENDEAVKKMLVEATREFEEVVVDESPDFEIHITMCDDDPPTPAEDSETQPDEEEEEEEEEKVSPPEVGAAIKIIRQLMEKFNLDLSTVTQAFLKNSGELEATSSFLESGQRADGYPIWSRQDDIDLQKDDEDTRDALVKKFGAQNVARRIEFRKK from the exons ATGGCGGAGGCGATGGATTTGGGCAAAGACCCCAACGGGCCTACCCATTCCTCGACTCTGTTCGTGAGGGAGGACGGCAGCTCCATGTCCTTCTACGTGCGGCCTAGCCCGGCCAAGCGCCGGCTGTCGACGCTCATCCTGCACGGCGGCGGCACCGTGTGCCGGGTGCAGGAACCGGGGGCCGTGCTGCTGGCCCAGCCCGGGGAGGCGTTGGCCGAGACCTCTGGCGACTTCATCTCCACGCAGTACATCCTGGACTGCGTGGAGCGCAACGAGCGGCTCGAGCTGGAGGCCTATAGGCTAGGTCCGGCCTCGGCGGCCGACCAGGACCCGGAGACAAAGCCCGGGGCTTCGGCGGAGGGCGCCGCGGAGCTCGAGCTGCAGCCGCTCTCGGGGCGGATCGCCTTCACGAACGCGGACGACGTGGCCATCTTGACCTACGTGAAGGAAAATGCCCGCTCGCCCAGCTCCGTCACCGGCAACGCCTTGTGGAAGGCAATGGAGAAAAGCTCTCTCACGCAGCACTCGTGGCAGTCCCTGCGTGACCGTTACCTCAAGCACCTGCGGGGCCAGGAGCATAAGTACCTGTTGGGGGACGCCCCAGTGAGCCCCTCCTCCCAGAAGCTCAAGCGGAAGGCTGAGCAAGACCCCGAGGCTGCGGATAGCGGCGGTGAGGCCTGTCGCTGCGCGG AACCACAGAATAAGAGAACTCCAGACTTGCCTGAAGAAGAATATGTGAAAGAAGAGATCAAGGAGAATGATGAAGCAGTGAAAAAGATGCTTGTAGAAGCCACCCGGGAGTTTGAGGAAGTTGTG GTGGACGAGAGCCCtgattttgaaatacatataacGATGTGTGATGATGATCCACCCACACCTGCGGAAGACTCAGAAACACAGcctgatgaggaggaggaagaagaagaagaagaaaaagtttcCCCACCAGAGGTGGGAGCTGCCATTAAGATCATCCGGCAGTTAATGGAAAAGTTTAACTTGGATCTATCAACAGTTACACAGGCCTTCCTAAAAAATAGTGGTGAGCTGGAGGCCACTTCCTCCTTTTTAGAGTCTGGTCAGAGGGCTGATGGATACCCCATTTGGTCCCGACAAGATGATATAGATTTGCAAAAAGATGATGAGGATACCAGAGATGCATTGGTCAAAAAATTTGGTGCTCAGAATGTAGCTCGGAGGATTGAATTCCGAAAGAAATAA
- the TERF2IP gene encoding telomeric repeat-binding factor 2-interacting protein 1 isoform X2: protein MAEAMDLGKDPNGPTHSSTLFVREDGSSMSFYVRPSPAKRRLSTLILHGGGTVCRVQEPGAVLLAQPGEALAETSGDFISTQYILDCVERNERLELEAYRLGPASAADQDPETKPGASAEGAAELELQPLSGRIAFTNADDVAILTYVKENARSPSSVTGNALWKAMEKSSLTQHSWQSLRDRYLKHLRGQEHKYLLGDAPVSPSSQKLKRKAEQDPEAADSGEPQNKRTPDLPEEEYVKEEIKENDEAVKKMLVEATREFEEVVVDESPDFEIHITMCDDDPPTPAEDSETQPDEEEEEEEEEKVSPPEVGAAIKIIRQLMEKFNLDLSTVTQAFLKNSGELEATSSFLESGQRADGYPIWSRQDDIDLQKDDEDTRDALVKKFGAQNVARRIEFRKK from the exons ATGGCGGAGGCGATGGATTTGGGCAAAGACCCCAACGGGCCTACCCATTCCTCGACTCTGTTCGTGAGGGAGGACGGCAGCTCCATGTCCTTCTACGTGCGGCCTAGCCCGGCCAAGCGCCGGCTGTCGACGCTCATCCTGCACGGCGGCGGCACCGTGTGCCGGGTGCAGGAACCGGGGGCCGTGCTGCTGGCCCAGCCCGGGGAGGCGTTGGCCGAGACCTCTGGCGACTTCATCTCCACGCAGTACATCCTGGACTGCGTGGAGCGCAACGAGCGGCTCGAGCTGGAGGCCTATAGGCTAGGTCCGGCCTCGGCGGCCGACCAGGACCCGGAGACAAAGCCCGGGGCTTCGGCGGAGGGCGCCGCGGAGCTCGAGCTGCAGCCGCTCTCGGGGCGGATCGCCTTCACGAACGCGGACGACGTGGCCATCTTGACCTACGTGAAGGAAAATGCCCGCTCGCCCAGCTCCGTCACCGGCAACGCCTTGTGGAAGGCAATGGAGAAAAGCTCTCTCACGCAGCACTCGTGGCAGTCCCTGCGTGACCGTTACCTCAAGCACCTGCGGGGCCAGGAGCATAAGTACCTGTTGGGGGACGCCCCAGTGAGCCCCTCCTCCCAGAAGCTCAAGCGGAAGGCTGAGCAAGACCCCGAGGCTGCGGATAGCGGCG AACCACAGAATAAGAGAACTCCAGACTTGCCTGAAGAAGAATATGTGAAAGAAGAGATCAAGGAGAATGATGAAGCAGTGAAAAAGATGCTTGTAGAAGCCACCCGGGAGTTTGAGGAAGTTGTG GTGGACGAGAGCCCtgattttgaaatacatataacGATGTGTGATGATGATCCACCCACACCTGCGGAAGACTCAGAAACACAGcctgatgaggaggaggaagaagaagaagaagaaaaagtttcCCCACCAGAGGTGGGAGCTGCCATTAAGATCATCCGGCAGTTAATGGAAAAGTTTAACTTGGATCTATCAACAGTTACACAGGCCTTCCTAAAAAATAGTGGTGAGCTGGAGGCCACTTCCTCCTTTTTAGAGTCTGGTCAGAGGGCTGATGGATACCCCATTTGGTCCCGACAAGATGATATAGATTTGCAAAAAGATGATGAGGATACCAGAGATGCATTGGTCAAAAAATTTGGTGCTCAGAATGTAGCTCGGAGGATTGAATTCCGAAAGAAATAA